In Aquimarina spinulae, a single window of DNA contains:
- a CDS encoding DUF6443 domain-containing protein, with protein MKKHIIYIALLLIGWNLQAQVVLSDKNYIHTTVPQVALTIAEMESVNCSNINDINKTIENVTYFDGLGRPIQERAIQASPNGKDIVTHIKYDDYGRQNKQYLPFESDKTIGSYQNVDINTDINQYYKDTYASDFPEITDLNQINAYSERLFDKSPLNRVIKVGAPGKAWKINRSSDADHTIKTNWYTNKANEVVYHRVDFSDPNDTEAPGLAQDGHYPANELYITITHDENWTTADSNNRTTKEYKDKEGRVILKRTFNAGSAHDTHYVYDRFGNLTYVIPPKVTASDGVSQSELAELCYQYRYDNRNRLIEKKIPGKGDANTFESIVYNKLDQPILTQDANLKADNAWLFTKYDVFGRVTYTGKITDNRDRKTIQQAVNTESTLWEQRGVASQIDGTTIYYSNAAFPKTNLELHTINYYDDYGFDLAGLTNPGTVYNEAITDQTKTLPTGSKVRVLDTYDWITTVTWYDNKSRPIYVASKNEYLNTTDIVATQLDFVGKVEQTKSTHTKGSNAAIVTIDTFTYDHMGRALTQTQKINTQAVETIVENTYDALGQLERKKTGGGLQEVDYKYNVRGWLTKINDPNTTLGNKLFAFKINYNTPQHGATALFNGNISETTWKTANDNVERHYKYSYDNLNRITDANYNSQDNSEQDWFRVFGITYDKNGNLKSLKRHKKGNVALDYLSYTYDTGNKLLTVEEQIDGASGFEDGTNTNDDYTYDANGNMTIDQNKGITGITYNHLNLPKTVTINNASHTGNIAYIYDATGVKLKKITTEGSSLITEYAGSYVYKNGVLEFFNHAEGIVEHEADGYKYVYQFKDHLGNIRLSYKDADKNGSITQSEIIQEKNYYPFGMTHSGYNTNLRGRNHNYGYNGKEEQSKLGLEWLDFGARNYDASLGRWMNIDKLAEKAYSWTPFRYGFNNPIKFVDPDGMYERDGHYWTVYLAGMVAGRSDAGSLAYWAEEPDHVMSSRGDILFATDTWMYPRNQRDWHALTGNDSYRKEVSRSMSMFSRATNTQQRGYALHRLGDSYSHSKEDGSMYDNGLGHLFKGHSPDKIANRPELYLEYVFSLIYTLGGNNTTADTFTFDYVADSGGSTDQNSAVFETEVRLREGVQTFSVLGDQRGAINNYMGARNKKYGENRKHKSVTAEVDSYKLNKDSGEWEKSGTETRTFVIFN; from the coding sequence ATGAAAAAACATATAATATACATAGCACTGCTACTAATAGGCTGGAATCTTCAGGCTCAGGTAGTGCTATCCGATAAGAACTATATACATACCACAGTTCCGCAAGTAGCGTTAACTATAGCCGAAATGGAGAGTGTAAACTGTTCTAATATCAATGATATAAATAAGACAATAGAGAACGTAACCTATTTCGATGGATTAGGACGACCTATACAAGAAAGAGCTATTCAAGCCTCACCTAATGGCAAGGATATAGTTACTCATATAAAGTACGATGATTATGGCAGACAGAATAAGCAATACTTGCCTTTTGAATCTGATAAAACCATAGGAAGTTATCAAAATGTCGATATCAACACGGATATCAACCAGTATTATAAGGATACCTATGCCAGTGATTTTCCTGAGATAACTGATCTTAACCAGATCAATGCCTATTCAGAGCGCCTTTTTGATAAATCCCCTCTTAATCGAGTGATAAAAGTAGGTGCTCCGGGGAAAGCATGGAAAATTAATCGTAGTAGTGATGCAGATCACACTATAAAAACAAACTGGTATACTAATAAGGCTAATGAGGTAGTATACCATAGGGTAGATTTTTCCGACCCCAATGATACTGAAGCTCCTGGCCTGGCGCAAGATGGGCATTACCCTGCAAATGAGTTATATATCACGATTACCCATGATGAGAACTGGACTACAGCAGACAGTAATAATCGTACGACCAAAGAGTACAAGGATAAGGAAGGTAGAGTGATATTAAAACGAACCTTTAATGCAGGATCAGCACACGACACTCATTATGTTTACGATAGATTTGGGAATTTAACTTATGTTATCCCCCCTAAAGTGACTGCTAGTGATGGTGTAAGCCAGAGTGAGCTTGCCGAACTCTGTTATCAATACCGATATGATAACCGTAATAGGCTAATTGAAAAGAAAATCCCTGGTAAAGGAGATGCTAATACTTTTGAATCTATTGTCTATAACAAACTAGATCAACCCATCCTAACCCAGGATGCCAACCTAAAAGCAGATAATGCCTGGCTATTTACCAAATACGATGTCTTTGGCAGGGTTACTTATACCGGTAAGATTACCGATAACCGAGATAGAAAGACCATACAACAAGCTGTGAATACAGAATCTACCTTATGGGAACAACGAGGTGTTGCTTCCCAGATCGATGGGACTACTATCTATTATAGTAATGCGGCATTCCCAAAAACAAACCTGGAGCTACATACTATTAATTATTATGATGATTATGGGTTTGATCTTGCAGGATTAACCAATCCCGGTACGGTATATAACGAAGCTATTACCGATCAAACCAAGACACTACCTACAGGAAGCAAAGTAAGAGTACTTGATACCTATGATTGGATCACTACTGTTACCTGGTATGACAATAAATCAAGACCGATTTACGTAGCGAGTAAGAATGAGTATCTTAACACCACCGATATCGTAGCAACCCAATTGGATTTTGTGGGTAAGGTAGAACAAACCAAAAGTACGCATACCAAAGGTAGTAATGCTGCCATTGTAACGATAGATACCTTTACTTATGACCATATGGGTAGAGCATTGACTCAAACCCAAAAAATCAATACTCAAGCCGTTGAAACTATTGTTGAAAATACCTATGATGCTTTAGGACAGTTAGAACGTAAGAAAACAGGAGGAGGATTACAAGAGGTGGATTACAAATACAATGTACGAGGTTGGTTGACCAAAATCAATGATCCTAATACCACTCTTGGTAACAAACTTTTTGCTTTTAAAATTAATTATAATACACCGCAACATGGGGCTACTGCACTGTTTAACGGTAATATCTCTGAAACCACTTGGAAAACTGCAAATGATAATGTAGAGCGACATTACAAATACAGTTATGATAATTTAAATCGAATTACCGATGCAAATTATAATAGTCAGGATAATAGTGAGCAGGATTGGTTTAGGGTTTTTGGGATTACTTATGATAAGAACGGTAACCTAAAATCATTAAAAAGACATAAAAAAGGAAATGTGGCATTGGATTACCTATCGTATACTTATGATACAGGGAATAAACTCTTAACTGTAGAAGAACAAATTGATGGAGCCAGTGGGTTTGAAGATGGTACCAATACCAATGATGATTATACCTATGATGCCAATGGTAATATGACTATAGATCAAAACAAAGGGATTACTGGCATAACCTATAATCATTTAAATCTCCCTAAAACAGTTACGATAAATAATGCTTCTCATACCGGAAATATTGCCTATATTTACGATGCCACTGGGGTAAAATTAAAAAAGATTACCACAGAGGGAAGTTCTTTAATTACTGAGTATGCCGGTAGTTATGTATATAAGAATGGTGTGTTAGAATTCTTTAACCATGCGGAAGGAATCGTAGAACATGAAGCCGATGGGTATAAGTATGTGTACCAGTTTAAAGACCATTTAGGAAACATACGATTATCTTATAAAGATGCTGATAAAAATGGTTCTATAACGCAAAGTGAGATCATACAGGAGAAGAATTATTATCCCTTCGGCATGACTCATTCTGGATATAATACTAACTTACGAGGTAGAAATCACAATTATGGTTATAATGGTAAGGAAGAACAATCAAAACTAGGACTAGAATGGTTGGACTTTGGAGCGAGAAATTATGATGCTAGTTTAGGACGTTGGATGAATATTGATAAGCTTGCGGAGAAAGCTTATTCTTGGACTCCTTTTAGATATGGATTTAACAATCCTATTAAGTTTGTTGATCCAGACGGAATGTACGAAAGAGATGGTCATTATTGGACAGTTTATTTAGCTGGCATGGTTGCTGGTCGTAGTGATGCAGGGAGTTTGGCTTATTGGGCAGAAGAACCTGATCACGTAATGTCTTCGAGAGGGGATATTTTATTTGCAACAGATACTTGGATGTATCCTAGAAACCAAAGAGACTGGCATGCTTTAACCGGAAATGATTCTTACAGAAAGGAAGTTAGTCGATCTATGTCCATGTTTAGTAGAGCTACAAATACACAGCAAAGAGGTTATGCTTTACATAGGCTTGGAGATAGCTATTCCCATTCAAAGGAAGATGGATCAATGTATGATAATGGATTAGGACATTTATTTAAAGGACATTCTCCAGATAAAATTGCTAATAGACCTGAATTATACTTAGAATATGTTTTTTCTTTGATATATACATTAGGAGGAAATAACACAACAGCTGATACTTTTACATTTGATTATGTCGCGGATAGTGGTGGAAGTACAGATCAAAATAGTGCTGTGTTTGAAACAGAAGTTAGGTTAAGAGAAGGAGTGCAAACATTTAGTGTTCTTGGAGATCAGAGAGGAGCAATTAATAATTATATGGGTGCAAGAAATAAAAAATATGGAGAAAATAGAAAACATAAATCTGTAACAGCTGAAGTAGATTCTTATAAATTAAACAAAGATTCAGGCGAGTGGGAAAAATCAGGTACCGAAACACGAACTTTTGTAATTTTTAATTAA